The sequence CACCGGGCTTCTCTTAAATGGGGAAGAACGGGACGGATAGAAAACAAAATAGGGCCACAGGGATGCATGCCAAAACCTATTCCCTTTGCCTTAAAACATCCACTGGTCCTATTTTGATAACAACGAGTGGCCAGAAAAGCTTTGAAAATACACTTGGGTGGAGTGGGCATTTTGCGTTTTAGCTTTGACTGTCGCAGAGACAGGtcggaatgttttttaaaaggtctttcCTTTTACAGCTTGTCATTAAAGTTTCCAGTTTggcatgggaaattcctggagatttggggttggagcctggggaaggtcaGACTCCACCCTATGAAGCAGCCCCAtgttttccaggagaactgaagtCTGGTGCCGGAGGATCAGTTCGAATTCTGAGTCTCGCCTGAAGGTTGGGCCCCCTACCGTAAGAGGAACTTGATCTGTAGACATTAATGGACCAATCTGCTATTAAGATGAACAGATTATCTCCCTCCACCCCTGGCCAGCTCAGGTAGAAACCCGAGTTTAGGATTCTGCCCAATctctcagtaaaggtaaaggtaaaggtatcccctgagcaagcaccgggtcatgcctgacctttggggtgacgccctctagcgttttcatggcagactcaatacaggatggtttgccagtgccttccccagtcattaccgtttaccccccagcaagctgggtgctcattttaccgacctcggaaggatggaaggctgagtcgaccttgagccggctgctgggattgaactcccagcctcatgggcagagctttcagactgcatgtcttctgtcttaccactctgcgccacaagaggctcacaatctCATAGTATAGAGATGGAAATCACTTCCGTGGCCCATTGCCTActtcacatacacacatatgcaaTTGGGCCAGATTAATTTGTATGCAGTCCCCAAGTCTTAATTTAATATACATCTAGAAAATTTAGATTCCTTTGTCACAAAGAAACTAGCAATTCTGGACACATTTTGTGCTAACCTACTAGAGATCCCTGGccctgaggaagcgtgcctgccctcAAGCTGggccagtcctggccccaacctggtggaagagagagctcagggccctgaaggagctatcagcattctgcagggtctgtaaaacaattctcttccaccagttctttggctgaggccagctaGGAACAACAAGGCCACAGGCCAGGTGGTGACATCTAGCATATCGCACCCGGGGGGTGGATAGCTGAAAGAAACGGGGGTGAGCTTATGCTGCCAGTCTTGGTTCAGGTTGCTTTTAATGTCCTGTCGGGATTGTTAGGGGACTAGATGGGGGTTTAtatattttatggggattttatattgtaacctgccacaagtctctacagagtggcaggctaaaaaacaaacaaacaaacaaacaagcactaaataaaaagaaagaaaagttcagCACATTGCATTTTATTGATTTCCCTTTTCTGGCACTGAAGAATCACACAGTAATCAGTCATATCACAAGAAACCTTTCATTATGCATTAATTTCACTTTTCCCCAATTCGCTTCCTCCAAAGAGTGCAGGATAGTAAATGTGATCCCTTTATTtacttatcctcacaacaaccctgtgaggtaggttaggctgagagagagtgtaACTGGTACAAGGTCACTCAATAAGTGCAGTCATGATCCTGGCTCTCCCTGGATCCTGTAACCTATGCTGTCTGTCTGTACTTATTCCTAGATGCAACTGCAAATAATGACTCTTAGAAAAAAACCAATCAGTTTGGTTTAAAATTCGCAGACAGTGAGGCGGTACTTATTGCATATTTTGTCATTCCAGGTGCCATCCAGGTACATCTCGACACAcctctctgctcctttcccctttgGCTCCCCCTCATACCAATTTGTGTAATTCAATGGTGTCCCATTCAGGAAGTGGAATTCCCCAGGGACGTGCCCCTCTGTAATGCCCAGGTACGCGTACGTATTGAATTTCCCCACCAAACTCATCACGGCGTCATTCTCCATCTTGTTCACTGGGGCCGCAATGGAGCCATGAGCCACTCGGCAGATTTTGACTGTGTTGTCGAAGTCGTCTGTTTTCTCCGTAGTGGCAAAGAGTTTGTCACCAACAATGACAATCCTCCCACtcagggccaaggctgaaaagaaaaatggaagacGTTCAGCATCTCATCAGACATCCCTTGTTGTGCTCTCATGGAGATGAAGGATGGGCTTCTTTTTATCAGGACCCTATCATGAACCAGCTGTCAGGCCAAATATCGCCCACCATAGCCTCTTATTTTTAGACTCCATCAGGTTGGACatcatcctgacctggatggcccaggctagcctaatctcagaTGCTAAGCGGGATTGG is a genomic window of Paroedura picta isolate Pp20150507F chromosome 8, Ppicta_v3.0, whole genome shotgun sequence containing:
- the LOC143843965 gene encoding pulmonary surfactant-associated protein A-like, yielding MPSSQLVLLLAATVAFLATGHAEQRCPGPVGPPGSPGRNGAPGQPGPKGNQGERGDPGLPGLPAYEDLQLQNKLKELGHRITRLERALALSGRIVIVGDKLFATTEKTDDFDNTVKICRVAHGSIAAPVNKMENDAVMSLVGKFNTYAYLGITEGHVPGEFHFLNGTPLNYTNWYEGEPKGKGAERCVEMYLDGTWNDKICNKYRLTVCEF